The following are from one region of the Brienomyrus brachyistius isolate T26 chromosome 4, BBRACH_0.4, whole genome shotgun sequence genome:
- the LOC125739925 gene encoding tripartite motif-containing protein 16-like — MAESSSSLDPDRLRCPICLDQMKVPVTTACGHSYCMSCIKSCWDEEDRRGVYSCPQCRQTFTPRPVLCRNTMLAEVVEKLKKTPADQYAGPEDVECDVCTGRKRKAVNSCLVCQASYCESHLQPHYESPAFKKHKLTDATGHLQDKLCSQHDKPLEVYCRTDQQYICYLCMTYEHRGHDTISAATRREEIQLQLGVRQRKLQQSEKELQELTKVVNSVTLFVQEAEEHSGRVLTEMIHLIESRDSVVKGLIREQEKAVLNQVNGLQEQLEEEITELKRRCTEFEGLLQIEDPIHFIQTTSAPLEFPTSSRMNLIVDVRSAVSELKRTLEDVLQEVDDLQVATLRSLKKIINLLEPTLTTRTAFACQLTLDPDTAHRDLRLEKMEVEFYGQPQPYPDSPHRFKWYYQVLCKEGLSGCCYWEVERSMDYEVHLAVSYRGIGRSGWGRDCCFGYNEYSWSLVCTPSSYSFRHDKTDTSVSGPPSSRIGVYLNHKAGILSFYSISDAMTLLHRVQTTFTEPLYAGFALPWFWSKLKICNIGNKEKQKKDEER; from the exons atggcagaatCCAGTTCATCACTGGATCCAGACCGGTTGAGGTGTCCAATTTGTCTGGATCAAATGAAGGTTCCAGTGACTACAGcctgtggacacagttactgtatgagctgcattaagagctgttgggatgaggaagatcgtcgtggagtttacagctgcccccagtgcagacagaccttcacacccagacctgttctgtgcagaaacaccatgctggctgaggtggtggagaaactgaagaagactcCTGCTGACCAATATGCTGGACCAGaagatgtggagtgtgacgtctgtactgggagaaaacgCAAAGCTGTAAattcctgcctggtgtgtcagGCATCTTATTGTGAATCTCACCTCCAGCCTCACTATGAGTCTccagcttttaagaagcacaagctGACTGATGCCACTGGACATCTGCAGGACAAGCTCTGTTCCCAGcatgacaaacccctggaggtctactgccgtaccgaccagcagtaTATCTGTTATCTCTGTATGACgtatgaacacagaggccatgatacaaTCTCAGCTGCTACTCGACGGGaggagatacag TTACAGCTTGGGGTGAGACAGAGAAAATTGCAGCAGAgcgagaaggagctgcaggagctgacgAAGGTTGTGAACTCAGTCACC CTCTTTGTGCAGGAGGCAGAGGAGCACAGCGGGAGGGTCCTCACTGAGATGATCCATTTAATTGAAAGCAGAGACTCTGTGGTGAAAGGGCTGATCCGAGAACAGGAGAAGGCTGTATTAAATCAAGTTAATGGCCTGCAGGAACAACTGGAAGAGGAAATCACAGAACTGAAGAGGAGATGCACTGAGTTTGAAGGCCTCCTACAAATAGAGGATCCAATCCATTTTATCCAG ACCACATCTGCCCCTCTGGAGTTTCCCACCTCTTCCAGGATGAATTTGATTGTGGACGTGAGGAGTGCTGTCTCTGAGCTGAAAAGGACATTGGAAGACGTTT TACAAGAAGTCGATGATCTACAGGTTGCAACACTTAGGTCAT tgaaaaaaatcattaacctactgGAACCCACTCTCACCACGCGCACAGCTT TTGCCTGTCAGCTTACGTTGGACCCAGATACAGCACATAGAGACTTACGTCTGGAGAAGATGGAGGTGGAATTCTACGGGCAGCCCCAGCCATACCCAGATAGCCCACACAGATTCAAATGGTACTACCAAGTGCTGTGCAAGGAGGGCTTGTCAGGATGCTGCTACTGGGAGGTTGAGCGGAGCATGGACTATGAGGTTCATTTAGCGGTCTCGTACCGGGGGATCGGTAGAAGTGGCTGGGGTAGAGACTGCTGTTTTGGATATAATGAGTATTCCTGGAGTTTGGTCTGCACTCCTTCTAGTTACTCCTTCAGGCATGATAAAACAGACACCAGTGTATCTGGTCCCCCCTCCTCCAGGATAGGAGTGTACCTGAACCACAAGGCAGGaattctgtccttctacagcatCTCTGACGCAATGACCCTCCTGCACAGGGTCCAGACCACATTCACTGAGCCCCTCTATGCTGGGTTTGCTTTACCATGGTTTTGGAGTAAATTAAAAATTTGTAATATTGGTAACAaggagaaacaaaaaaaagatgaaGAAAGATAA
- the LOC125739933 gene encoding mitochondrial nicotinamide adenine dinucleotide transporter SLC25A51-like, whose amino-acid sequence MAEKRQESPESETPNGRGKQYVCGGCAGMVNIMVTFPVQKVLFRQQLFGVNTTEAIRQMQRDGLRTLYRGLLPPLLQKTTSMAIMFGFSNDMSRLLSRPGSSPGLLTSSMAAVLAGTMEASLTPFERVQTLLQDQRHHVQFKNTFHTFRTLVRDNGVSELYRGLVPILLRNGPSSALFLGLRGPIRNSLPQAETYAGQLASDFISGGLLGATLGFFYYPLNVLKARKQSKVGGDFESSWKVMHTIWTERGGKLSHLYKGAHLNYHRSMLSWGITNAAYEILRKVM is encoded by the coding sequence ATGGCAGAGAAACGGCAAGAGAGTCCTGAGAGCGAGACACCAAACGGGCGAGGGAAGCAGTATGTCTGCGGCGGCTGTGCTGGGATGGTGAACATCATGGTCACCTTCCCAGTACAAAAGGTCCTCTTCCGCCAGCAGCTGTTTGGTGTGAACACGACTGAGGCCATCCGACAGATGCAGAGGGATGGTTTGCGGACTCTGTACCGTGGCCTGCTGCCTCCACTTCTGCAGAAGACGACTTCGATGGCCATAATGTTCGGGTTTTCCAACGACATGTCTCGGCTGCTGTCGCGACCCGGCAGCAGCCCGGGGCTATTGACCAGCAGCATGGCGGCCGTGTTGGCAGGCACAATGGAAGCCAGTCTGACCCCCTTTGAGCGAGTACAAACGCTGCTCCAAGACCAGCGGCACCACGTCCAGTTCAAAAACACCTTCCACACATTCCGGACCCTGGTGCGGGACAACGGCGTTTCTGAGCTGTACCGCGGCCTAGTGCCCATCTTGCTGCGCAATGGCCCCAGCAGTGCGCTTTTCCTAGGCCTCCGCGGacccatcagaaacagcctgcCTCAGGCCGAGACCTACGCTGGCCAGTTGGCCAGCGATTTTATATCTGGTGGCCTTCTGGGAGCAACATTGGGGTTTTTCTATTACCCCCTAAACGTACTGAAAGCTCGTAAGCAGTCAAAGGTGGGTGGAGACTTTGAGTCTTCCTGGAAGGTGATGCATACCATCTGGACCGAGCGGGGAGGAAAACTCAGCCATCTATACAAAGGGGCGCATCTTAATTATCACCGCTCCATGCTGTCTTGGGGAATTACTAACGCTGCGTATGAGATTTTAAGGAAGGTCATGTGA